A region of Neochlamydia sp. S13 DNA encodes the following proteins:
- a CDS encoding TolC family protein — protein sequence MAQLDQAHAQEKQALFSYYNTIQTAFKEVENALISHSKSLEVLRIHKDQVQALQKSLALALLAYDNGQVDYLNVLDAQRNLLSAQLNLVQARSATYTTFIEVYKALGGGWVQEADTLATEG from the coding sequence ATTGCTCAATTAGATCAGGCGCATGCGCAAGAAAAGCAAGCTCTGTTTTCCTACTATAACACTATACAAACTGCTTTTAAAGAAGTAGAAAATGCATTGATTAGTCATTCTAAGAGCTTAGAGGTTTTAAGAATACACAAGGATCAAGTGCAAGCTTTGCAAAAATCTCTTGCTTTGGCTTTGCTAGCCTATGATAATGGCCAGGTGGATTACTTAAATGTTTTAGATGCCCAAAGAAATCTGTTGTCTGCACAGCTTAACTTAGTTCAAGCTCGCAGTGCTACCTATACTACCTTTATTGAAGTCTATAAAGCTTTAGGAGGGGGATGGGTACAAGAGGCGGATACATTAGCTACTGAAGGGTAA
- a CDS encoding IS5 family transposase — MPKAIAFPTDAKLYFKSIQALVKMADSSQITLRQTYKKLAKTALCMRARYAHARQLKRAKREEKRLHNYLGRLIRDFERKTEGQTLETESSYLLEIIKRIYAQQRNDSRKVYSLHEPYVECIAKGKVEKKYEFGCKASLVITHQEGLALDLRAIHGNPYDGHTLEEAIKNAQNNSGKNIEVAFVDKGYRGHTVKGKTIFISGQRKGLTQWIKSQLKRRQAIEPHIGHMKNDGKLGRNYLKGSWGDRYNAILCGIGHNMRLIYNWLVAQNSPKRLYSG; from the coding sequence ATGCCTAAAGCTATTGCCTTTCCTACCGATGCTAAACTTTACTTTAAGTCTATTCAAGCGCTTGTAAAAATGGCCGATAGTAGCCAAATCACTTTGCGCCAAACCTACAAAAAGCTAGCTAAAACAGCATTGTGCATGCGTGCTCGCTATGCCCATGCCCGTCAGCTGAAAAGAGCTAAAAGAGAAGAAAAAAGGCTGCATAATTATTTAGGAAGATTAATTCGTGATTTTGAAAGAAAAACAGAAGGGCAAACTCTTGAGACAGAAAGCTCTTATCTTTTAGAAATTATCAAGCGTATTTATGCTCAACAAAGAAATGATTCTCGTAAAGTTTATAGCCTGCATGAACCCTATGTAGAATGTATTGCTAAAGGTAAAGTAGAGAAAAAATATGAATTTGGCTGTAAAGCTTCGCTAGTCATCACTCATCAAGAAGGATTAGCTTTAGATCTTAGAGCCATTCATGGCAACCCATACGATGGGCACACCCTTGAAGAAGCTATTAAAAATGCTCAAAACAACAGCGGCAAGAATATTGAAGTAGCATTTGTAGATAAAGGTTATCGAGGCCATACAGTAAAAGGTAAAACCATTTTTATCTCTGGACAAAGAAAAGGCCTTACACAGTGGATTAAGTCCCAACTTAAAAGGCGCCAAGCCATAGAACCTCATATCGGCCATATGAAGAATGATGGTAAACTGGGTCGCAACTATCTTAAAGGCTCATGGGGAGACCGTTATAACGCTATTTTATGTGGGATTGGCCATAACATGCGTTTAATCTATAACTGGCTAGTCGCTCAAAATTCTCCCAAACGTCTTTATTCAGGCTAA
- a CDS encoding acyl-CoA desaturase — protein MVAASVVLLYATGLSITGGYHRFYSHRSYKTNFFLEWLLLFFGSMAGQGSALRWSYDHRLHHAFVDTDKDPYSIQKGFWYAHFLWIIEKPQPINPKVVSDLISNPLVVFQHRFYVFLFILTNSLVFLSLGWFLNDYIGALTFAVGVRLFCLYHSTWFINSLAHTWGDQPFSQEHSAVNNYIISFLTFGEGYHNYHHTYANDYRNGIYWYQFDPTKWLIWLLSKLGLAYHLRKTDKYTIKKRMVTEHAYLLQEKLVKSWESKRIEWEPIINELASNLVRKMTDFSQLKSRYRELKTQCTEAPLLKEIKKEMKALQKSLRQDWKKWWQLSKTIMSHA, from the coding sequence ATGGTGGCGGCAAGTGTGGTGCTTTTATATGCTACTGGCTTAAGCATTACGGGAGGCTATCATCGGTTTTATTCTCACCGCTCTTATAAAACAAATTTTTTTCTAGAATGGCTTTTACTGTTTTTTGGATCCATGGCAGGCCAAGGCAGTGCTCTACGCTGGTCTTATGATCATCGCCTGCATCATGCATTTGTAGATACTGACAAGGATCCTTATTCTATCCAAAAAGGTTTCTGGTACGCTCACTTCCTATGGATCATCGAGAAACCTCAACCTATCAATCCTAAAGTAGTTTCTGATTTAATCAGTAATCCTTTAGTTGTCTTCCAACACCGCTTTTATGTATTTTTATTTATTTTAACCAATTCATTAGTTTTCCTCAGTTTAGGGTGGTTTCTAAATGATTATATAGGGGCTTTAACCTTCGCCGTAGGAGTAAGATTATTCTGCCTTTATCATTCCACCTGGTTCATTAACTCTCTTGCTCATACCTGGGGAGACCAACCCTTTTCCCAAGAGCATTCGGCCGTTAACAATTATATAATTTCTTTTTTGACTTTTGGAGAGGGATATCATAACTATCACCATACCTACGCTAACGATTATCGCAATGGTATCTATTGGTATCAATTTGACCCTACTAAATGGCTGATCTGGTTACTTAGCAAATTAGGGTTAGCTTATCATTTACGTAAGACAGATAAGTACACCATTAAAAAGCGAATGGTGACAGAACATGCCTACTTGCTTCAAGAAAAATTAGTTAAGTCGTGGGAAAGCAAAAGGATAGAATGGGAGCCTATCATTAATGAATTAGCTAGTAACCTAGTCAGAAAGATGACAGATTTTTCCCAGCTTAAGAGCCGTTATAGAGAGCTAAAAACACAGTGCACCGAGGCTCCCTTATTAAAAGAGATTAAAAAGGAAATGAAAGCATTACAAAAAAGCCTTCGTCAAGACTGGAAAAAATGGTGGCAGCTTTCTAAAACAATAATGTCCCATGCCTAA
- the rsmI gene encoding 16S rRNA (cytidine(1402)-2'-O)-methyltransferase: MLYLVATPIGHLKDITLRAIETLQACDYILCEDTRHSLILLKHYEIHKPLISFHKFNEAYKEEQVIQDLKNNKTICLISDAGTPGISDPGARLVKRCLQENLKVFSVPGACAAISAICISGLETSHFLFYGFLPRPQGALINALSEILNQPFTSICYESPERIQKVLEAIHRLDAHREVVIARELTKKFEEVVRGTAQQLIARHLEKKFKGEIVLLIAKNSGPSYEEWADIPIEEHVFRLQQENAISLQEAIKQVATLRSIPKRQVYNKIHHPKKL; encoded by the coding sequence TTGTTATACCTAGTTGCAACGCCGATCGGTCACCTAAAAGACATTACCTTAAGAGCAATTGAAACGCTGCAAGCCTGCGATTATATCTTATGTGAAGACACACGTCATAGCCTAATTCTACTTAAACATTATGAGATTCATAAGCCTTTAATTAGCTTTCATAAATTTAATGAAGCTTACAAAGAAGAACAAGTTATACAGGATTTAAAAAACAACAAAACCATCTGCTTAATCTCAGATGCCGGTACCCCTGGTATTTCTGATCCAGGCGCTCGCCTGGTTAAAAGATGCCTACAAGAAAATTTAAAAGTTTTCTCCGTTCCCGGCGCCTGTGCAGCCATAAGCGCTATCTGCATTTCAGGATTGGAGACTAGCCACTTTTTATTCTATGGCTTTCTGCCGCGTCCACAAGGCGCCTTAATAAATGCTCTTTCAGAAATTTTAAACCAACCTTTTACCTCCATTTGTTATGAATCACCTGAACGTATTCAGAAGGTATTAGAAGCAATCCATCGTCTAGATGCTCATCGAGAAGTGGTTATCGCCCGAGAGCTGACCAAAAAATTTGAAGAAGTAGTACGCGGAACAGCCCAACAATTAATCGCCCGCCATTTAGAGAAAAAATTCAAAGGTGAAATTGTGTTACTCATTGCTAAAAATTCTGGTCCTTCTTATGAAGAATGGGCCGACATACCGATTGAAGAACATGTCTTTAGGCTTCAGCAAGAAAATGCTATCTCTTTACAAGAAGCCATCAAACAAGTCGCCACCCTGCGTTCTATCCCTAAACGACAAGTTTACAATAAAATTCATCATCCTAAAAAACTTTAG
- a CDS encoding efflux transporter outer membrane subunit, protein MVSSCVFRPNYTRPPVNVPEKWRLPVHEACGLANIYWWQQLGDPVLEALIIEALKNNYTLQAAMASVEAYYSQFRATNSQLFPQITGDGSALRQGLSAQSNLGLAQNLRLINSFSALLSCAYELDIWGRLGSASDVALAQYLGEIQARRTVILTLVSALANSYITLRQYDEQLQVAQQTLNSFQESLELMTDQWEQGESSELPITQASAERDTAASLVKQLEVNVAQQENLLCILLGRNPGNIRRGKILEELAQPPSIPAGLPSDVLEQRPDVMQAELNLIAAHANVGVAKANLFPRISLTGYYGNESFALNTLFKGAACAWQVGTTFSEQIFNGDSILLN, encoded by the coding sequence ATGGTTTCCTCTTGTGTTTTTAGGCCAAATTATACACGTCCACCTGTCAATGTTCCTGAAAAATGGCGCTTGCCTGTTCATGAGGCGTGTGGCTTAGCAAATATCTATTGGTGGCAGCAACTAGGCGATCCTGTATTAGAGGCCTTAATTATAGAAGCTCTAAAAAATAATTACACTCTGCAAGCAGCGATGGCTTCGGTAGAAGCCTATTACAGCCAATTTAGGGCCACTAACTCCCAGCTTTTTCCTCAAATCACGGGGGATGGTAGCGCCTTAAGGCAAGGGCTTTCTGCTCAGTCTAATTTAGGTCTTGCGCAAAACTTGCGTTTAATAAATAGTTTTTCTGCCTTGTTATCTTGTGCTTATGAATTAGATATTTGGGGACGTCTAGGTTCTGCTTCTGATGTGGCTTTAGCTCAATATTTAGGGGAAATTCAAGCGCGCCGCACCGTTATCCTTACCTTAGTAAGTGCGCTAGCCAATAGCTATATTACTTTACGTCAATATGATGAGCAATTGCAAGTGGCACAGCAAACTCTAAACTCCTTTCAAGAGTCTTTGGAATTGATGACAGATCAGTGGGAGCAAGGAGAAAGTTCTGAATTACCTATTACCCAAGCAAGCGCTGAAAGAGATACTGCTGCTAGCCTTGTTAAACAACTAGAAGTTAATGTAGCTCAGCAAGAAAATCTTTTATGTATTTTACTAGGGCGTAATCCCGGTAATATTAGGCGGGGTAAAATACTTGAAGAGCTTGCCCAGCCTCCTTCCATTCCTGCTGGATTACCTTCCGACGTGCTAGAGCAAAGACCAGATGTGATGCAAGCCGAATTGAATTTAATAGCTGCCCATGCCAATGTGGGAGTGGCTAAAGCTAACCTATTTCCTCGTATCTCCTTAACAGGTTACTATGGAAATGAAAGCTTTGCATTAAATACGCTTTTTAAAGGTGCTGCTTGTGCTTGGCAAGTCGGTACAACTTTTAGTGAGCAGATATTTAATGGGGACTCTATATTGCTCAATTAG
- a CDS encoding efflux RND transporter periplasmic adaptor subunit: MMKVNFLRPFLLIALMFLLAASCGGEKSLPPPPFVEVSALTIQKDTIPWIYESVGYAESSHQVEIRARVEGYLEEIAYIEGAQVTKGQLLFKLDQTPFIAAVEQAKGNLAREKALLWNAQQTVERLTPLYAKHAVSKKDLDEATANLLASQASVQAAEAALKVAEINLSYTLLTSPINGLSGKSSYRQGALISPGSNQLMTSITALDPIWISFSISENEILKIDKEVKNRTLVLPKDKNYGVEVILADGSRYPSRGEVNFSAPSYDQKTGTLSMRAQLPNPNLILKPGQFVRVNVKGAIKPNTIYVPQKALLESKTGMYVYIVREGKAAIQNVIVGDWYGDYWIIEEGLREGDQVIVDGINKVGQGSPIKVTKEIKVDKSHKQELILPPIGE; the protein is encoded by the coding sequence ATGATGAAAGTAAATTTTTTACGCCCCTTCTTATTAATAGCTTTAATGTTTTTGCTAGCTGCTTCATGCGGAGGTGAAAAATCCTTGCCTCCTCCTCCTTTTGTAGAAGTCAGTGCTCTAACTATTCAAAAAGACACTATTCCTTGGATTTACGAATCGGTGGGCTATGCCGAAAGTTCTCATCAGGTTGAAATCCGCGCGCGAGTAGAGGGTTACTTGGAAGAGATTGCCTATATAGAGGGGGCTCAAGTAACAAAAGGGCAGCTGCTTTTCAAATTAGACCAAACTCCTTTTATAGCTGCTGTTGAACAAGCCAAAGGAAACCTAGCTAGAGAAAAAGCGCTTTTATGGAATGCCCAACAAACTGTAGAACGCTTAACACCTTTGTATGCCAAGCATGCCGTCAGTAAGAAAGATTTAGATGAGGCTACAGCCAATTTATTAGCTTCCCAAGCTAGCGTGCAAGCAGCAGAGGCTGCTTTGAAGGTGGCAGAAATTAATTTAAGCTATACCCTCCTAACTTCTCCTATTAACGGTCTTTCTGGAAAATCAAGCTATCGTCAAGGCGCTCTTATTTCCCCTGGCTCTAATCAGTTAATGACTTCTATCACCGCTTTGGATCCTATCTGGATTTCATTTAGTATTTCTGAAAATGAGATTTTAAAAATAGATAAAGAGGTTAAAAATCGTACGTTAGTGTTACCAAAGGATAAAAATTATGGGGTAGAGGTGATATTAGCTGATGGAAGTCGCTATCCTTCTCGAGGTGAAGTTAACTTTTCTGCTCCCTCATATGATCAAAAAACAGGCACTTTGTCGATGCGTGCCCAGCTTCCCAATCCTAACCTTATTCTTAAGCCGGGTCAATTTGTCCGCGTTAATGTTAAAGGGGCTATTAAACCTAACACCATCTATGTTCCTCAAAAAGCCCTTTTGGAAAGTAAAACAGGGATGTATGTTTACATCGTAAGAGAAGGGAAAGCTGCCATACAAAATGTGATCGTGGGAGATTGGTATGGTGATTACTGGATTATAGAAGAGGGATTGAGAGAGGGGGACCAAGTGATTGTTGATGGTATTAACAAAGTGGGACAAGGCAGCCCCATCAAAGTCACCAAGGAAATTAAGGTGGATAAGAGTCACAAGCAAGAGCTCATCTTGCCCCCAATAGGGGAATAA
- a CDS encoding transposase encodes MKPIKLDNQQGRLFKSRFSDELNPNHPLIQLSKLIEWKQLEEEFDKLFVEKIGQPAKPVRLVVGLFILQHMYGLSDKNVVHRWVENSYWQYFCGYEFWHHALPIHPTSLIKWRHRLGEAGLSKILQGTIAAAVLTGAVKKKP; translated from the coding sequence ATGAAACCAATCAAGTTAGATAACCAACAAGGTCGTCTTTTTAAATCCCGCTTTAGCGATGAACTTAACCCCAATCATCCTCTCATCCAGCTATCCAAATTGATAGAATGGAAGCAGTTGGAAGAAGAGTTTGATAAGCTGTTTGTAGAAAAGATAGGCCAGCCAGCTAAGCCTGTAAGGCTAGTTGTAGGGCTCTTTATCTTACAGCATATGTATGGACTTTCGGATAAAAATGTGGTGCATCGATGGGTAGAAAATTCTTATTGGCAATACTTTTGTGGGTATGAATTTTGGCATCATGCGCTGCCTATCCACCCTACTTCTTTAATTAAATGGAGGCATAGATTAGGCGAAGCTGGACTTAGCAAGATTTTACAAGGGACGATTGCAGCAGCTGTTTTGACAGGTGCAGTAAAAAAAAAGCCTTAA
- a CDS encoding efflux RND transporter permease subunit yields the protein MKISNFFIDRPIFASVLSIIIMFAGFIALMNLPIEQYPNITPPLIQVSTYYPGAGAQTIADSVAAPLEQQINGVENMIYMSSQNSSSGNYLLNVYFEVGSDPKKAQIDVNNNVSKVLAQLPEEVQRQGVIVQKQTPNILLFVALQSPDGRYNDIFMSNYATINVVTELQLIPGVSQVSIIGARDYAMRIWLKPDRMAQLGITTSDVVDSIREQNSQVPAGMIGGNPTSLPIELTLPMLATGRLTTAEEFENIIIKANADGSMVFVKDIAEVDLGAANYDVNAKLNNKSMTAIAIYQQYGANALEVADKVKTKMKELATRFPNGIEYTIPYDTTKFVKASIREVAITILEAAILVVLVVLLFLQNLRATLIPMLAMLVSIVGAFAGMLVLGYSINTLTLFAMVLAIGIVVDDAIVVIENVEHNMRALKLSATAAAKKAMAEVSGPVIAIVFVLCAVFIPVAFLGGITGELYRQFAITISIAVVISGVVALTLSPALAALLLKHKKEDSKFTIKFNHAFERLGNRYVKIARLLLMNPLLALSIFVIVCSSVGFMYKLVPSSFIPIEDQGYIMAVGMLPDGASLHRVDAVTSQIDSLTKTHPAVTDVVALDGFGLLDGLNRNNQSSYFIVFKDWSERTGKNQAAPALLQQLAPKYAALQEAVVIPFNPPAIQGIGSVGGFEFWVQSRSSGNIESLEKYAKEIVAKANQSPVLRGVSTNIDATAKQFFLSYDREKSKSMAVSIAEVYQTLQAMMGSLYVNNFNKFGRVYNVYIQAEDIYRSTPYKLGEIYVRSLNASMVPLKSLINIRNSTGPSLISRFNSFNAARINGSAAAGFSSGQAMAAMEEIAREILPPEMSFSWGGQSYQEKKMVGTGLKVMAAGLFMVFLILAALYEKWSLPFSILMVVPFGLLGAFLAVWMNGMSNDVYFQVGLITLIALSAKNAILIVEFAVIKHQEGLPLAEAALEAGKLRLRAIMMTSLTFILGVVPLFMAKGAGAASRNSVGTGVLGGMITATFLAIFFVPFFYKLLEEIANWRGKKTGYLSTQTSKETSDKTNV from the coding sequence ATGAAAATTTCCAACTTTTTTATCGACCGCCCCATCTTTGCTAGCGTCTTGTCTATTATTATAATGTTTGCCGGTTTCATTGCTTTAATGAATTTGCCGATTGAGCAATACCCCAATATTACTCCTCCTCTTATCCAAGTTTCCACCTATTATCCAGGCGCGGGGGCCCAAACAATTGCTGATAGCGTGGCCGCTCCTTTAGAACAGCAAATCAATGGGGTGGAGAATATGATTTATATGTCTTCCCAAAATTCATCTTCAGGCAATTATCTTTTAAATGTGTATTTCGAAGTGGGTTCTGATCCTAAAAAAGCACAAATTGATGTCAATAATAATGTGAGTAAGGTGTTGGCTCAATTACCCGAAGAAGTGCAACGCCAGGGTGTAATCGTACAAAAGCAGACACCTAATATCCTTTTATTTGTAGCTTTGCAATCCCCGGATGGCCGTTATAACGATATTTTTATGAGTAATTATGCCACCATCAATGTGGTAACTGAATTACAGTTGATTCCTGGAGTAAGCCAAGTCAGCATTATAGGGGCTCGAGATTATGCGATGCGCATATGGCTTAAGCCCGATCGCATGGCGCAATTGGGAATTACTACGTCCGATGTGGTGGACTCTATTAGGGAGCAAAACAGCCAGGTACCAGCTGGTATGATAGGAGGAAACCCTACCTCTCTACCTATTGAGCTAACTTTACCCATGCTAGCTACTGGGCGATTAACGACGGCAGAAGAATTTGAAAACATTATTATCAAAGCAAATGCCGACGGTTCGATGGTCTTTGTGAAAGATATAGCAGAAGTTGATCTGGGTGCTGCTAATTATGACGTAAATGCTAAGCTTAATAATAAGTCGATGACAGCCATTGCTATTTATCAGCAATATGGAGCCAATGCTCTAGAAGTTGCCGATAAAGTTAAAACGAAGATGAAAGAATTAGCTACCCGCTTTCCCAACGGCATCGAATATACTATCCCTTATGATACGACCAAATTTGTAAAAGCTTCTATTCGTGAAGTGGCCATCACTATTTTAGAAGCTGCCATATTAGTAGTTTTAGTGGTGCTTCTTTTCTTGCAAAATTTGCGGGCTACCTTGATTCCGATGCTTGCTATGCTTGTATCCATCGTGGGTGCATTTGCGGGGATGCTTGTTTTAGGATATTCCATCAATACTTTAACATTATTTGCTATGGTTTTGGCTATCGGTATTGTAGTCGATGATGCGATTGTCGTTATTGAGAATGTTGAGCATAATATGCGCGCTTTAAAATTATCGGCTACAGCAGCCGCTAAAAAAGCCATGGCCGAAGTATCGGGTCCTGTAATAGCCATTGTTTTTGTACTGTGTGCTGTCTTTATTCCCGTAGCCTTTCTAGGTGGAATTACAGGCGAGCTATATCGTCAGTTTGCTATTACTATTTCCATTGCCGTAGTGATTTCAGGCGTGGTCGCGTTAACCTTAAGTCCTGCGCTTGCTGCTTTATTGTTGAAGCATAAAAAAGAGGATTCAAAATTTACGATTAAATTCAATCATGCTTTTGAAAGGTTGGGAAATCGATATGTAAAAATTGCACGCCTACTCCTTATGAATCCTCTATTGGCTTTATCTATTTTTGTGATAGTTTGCTCAAGCGTAGGTTTTATGTATAAACTAGTACCTTCTAGTTTTATTCCTATCGAAGATCAAGGCTATATCATGGCAGTCGGCATGTTGCCCGATGGGGCTAGCCTACATCGCGTCGATGCAGTAACCAGCCAGATAGATAGCCTAACGAAGACTCATCCTGCTGTCACCGATGTTGTCGCCTTAGATGGGTTTGGATTATTAGATGGTTTAAATAGAAATAACCAATCTAGCTATTTTATCGTATTCAAAGATTGGAGTGAGCGGACGGGCAAAAACCAAGCGGCTCCAGCCTTATTGCAGCAGTTAGCTCCTAAATATGCAGCTTTGCAAGAGGCGGTGGTTATTCCTTTCAATCCACCTGCTATTCAAGGCATTGGCAGTGTGGGCGGCTTTGAATTTTGGGTACAGTCCAGATCTTCAGGTAATATCGAATCTTTGGAAAAATACGCAAAAGAAATTGTTGCTAAGGCTAACCAGAGCCCTGTTCTTAGGGGTGTTTCTACCAATATTGACGCTACGGCTAAACAGTTTTTTCTTTCCTATGATCGTGAAAAATCTAAAAGCATGGCTGTCTCCATTGCTGAGGTTTATCAAACTCTACAAGCCATGATGGGCTCTTTATACGTTAACAATTTTAACAAGTTTGGCCGCGTATATAACGTCTATATTCAAGCAGAAGATATTTACCGTAGCACTCCTTATAAGCTTGGAGAGATCTATGTCAGATCTTTAAATGCAAGCATGGTTCCTTTAAAATCCTTGATAAATATACGTAATAGCACAGGCCCTTCTCTGATTAGCCGCTTTAATAGTTTTAATGCCGCTAGAATCAATGGAAGTGCAGCGGCAGGCTTTAGCTCAGGCCAGGCCATGGCTGCTATGGAGGAGATAGCGCGAGAGATACTGCCTCCTGAAATGTCATTCTCATGGGGGGGACAATCCTATCAAGAGAAAAAAATGGTAGGCACAGGCCTTAAAGTCATGGCGGCGGGTCTATTCATGGTTTTTCTGATACTGGCAGCCCTTTATGAGAAATGGTCTCTGCCTTTTTCCATTTTAATGGTTGTGCCTTTTGGCCTCTTAGGAGCCTTTTTGGCTGTGTGGATGAATGGAATGAGCAATGACGTCTATTTTCAAGTAGGCTTGATTACCTTAATTGCTCTTTCTGCAAAAAATGCAATTCTTATCGTAGAGTTTGCAGTGATCAAGCACCAAGAAGGCCTGCCTTTAGCAGAAGCGGCTTTAGAAGCTGGAAAGCTGCGCTTAAGAGCCATTATGATGACTTCATTAACATTTATACTAGGCGTCGTGCCTTTATTTATGGCCAAAGGAGCTGGGGCAGCCAGCCGTAATTCGGTGGGCACGGGCGTCTTAGGAGGAATGATAACAGCTACCTTTTTAGCCATTTTTTTTGTTCCTTTTTTCTATAAGTTATTAGAAGAAATAGCAAATTGGAGAGGAAAAAAAACTGGCTATCTATCCACACAAACTTCTAAAGAAACATCGGACAAGACAAATGTATAA
- a CDS encoding OmpP1/FadL family transporter, with product MVKFSFKKMIASLCFVPCLVLTPTSAHAVIASVKTFGMAATGIAYPQDAQAAVFNPAGMADVGDRYDLGFEVARTSRQATVRGNLSPLPGVNGKFDANHKAKYAYNGDFGINKMLGNNMSLGLVVYNRNFSKTKYKHALPLFGTSKVGMEYAHETISPTFSIKLLEKHNFGVSLNYMIQRLWVQGLQNFAKEAFGVGIFSKFPRYVTNHKYSYSQGIGFTFGYRCQVADRLSVGVTYQPKTYMSKFKKYKGFLAGKGRLNIPQKIGAGFAWRLLPYATLAFDVEYINWRKVKALHRPLQDNLTAHKLGAHNGTGFGFRDQWFYRLGIDYELTEWLTVRAGYRHTRAPIKRSQTAVNVLTVDTIEDYLTLGATACLDSSNEISIFYGHGFSHKIKGKNSIPPSFGLGEANIKQADDVVGISWGHTY from the coding sequence GTGGTAAAGTTTTCATTTAAAAAAATGATAGCCTCTCTGTGCTTCGTGCCCTGTCTTGTTCTAACACCTACAAGTGCCCACGCTGTGATTGCTAGCGTAAAAACCTTTGGTATGGCAGCTACAGGCATTGCTTACCCTCAAGATGCTCAAGCAGCTGTTTTTAATCCCGCCGGGATGGCTGATGTGGGAGATCGCTATGATCTAGGATTTGAAGTAGCCCGCACCTCTCGTCAAGCTACAGTTAGGGGTAATCTTTCGCCTCTTCCAGGTGTAAATGGCAAATTTGATGCCAATCATAAGGCAAAATATGCTTACAACGGCGATTTTGGTATCAACAAAATGTTGGGAAACAACATGTCGTTAGGCTTAGTTGTTTATAACCGCAACTTTAGCAAGACCAAATATAAACATGCATTACCTTTATTTGGCACTTCCAAAGTGGGCATGGAATATGCTCATGAAACCATTTCCCCCACATTCTCCATCAAATTACTAGAAAAACACAATTTTGGTGTGTCTCTTAATTATATGATTCAACGTCTATGGGTTCAGGGATTACAAAATTTTGCTAAAGAAGCATTTGGCGTAGGCATTTTCAGCAAATTTCCAAGATATGTGACGAACCATAAATATAGCTATTCGCAAGGGATAGGCTTTACCTTCGGTTATAGATGCCAAGTGGCAGATAGATTAAGCGTCGGTGTCACCTATCAGCCAAAAACTTACATGAGCAAATTCAAAAAATATAAGGGTTTCCTAGCAGGAAAAGGAAGGCTTAATATCCCTCAAAAAATTGGGGCAGGTTTTGCTTGGCGTTTACTCCCCTATGCAACCTTAGCCTTTGATGTCGAATATATCAATTGGCGAAAAGTAAAAGCCCTTCACAGGCCTTTACAAGACAACTTAACTGCTCATAAGCTTGGTGCCCATAACGGTACCGGTTTTGGTTTCCGAGATCAATGGTTTTACCGTTTAGGCATAGATTACGAACTTACCGAATGGTTGACTGTTCGTGCTGGGTATCGCCATACTAGAGCTCCTATCAAGCGTTCTCAAACAGCTGTCAATGTTTTGACTGTTGACACCATAGAAGATTACCTTACATTAGGTGCAACCGCTTGTCTTGATTCGAGTAATGAAATCTCGATATTTTATGGACATGGTTTTAGCCATAAGATTAAGGGTAAAAACTCTATTCCCCCTTCATTTGGCTTAGGAGAAGCCAATATTAAACAGGCTGACGATGTAGTTGGCATCTCTTGGGGCCATACCTATTAG